GCACACCTGGGCCAGCCCGAGCTGCAGGTAAGTGGCCCGACACCCCCACGGGATGggggatcccagccctgggccccTTTTGGGCTCTGCCGCGACTTGCCAGGACTCCGGGGACGTGTCCCGACACGGGGCTCCTTCCTCGCCCTCCGCtcgaggatgaggaggaggaagggctgagCCGAGAGCTGAGCTTGGCTTCCTTCTCCTGCCAGGACCCCACCGCAGAGGAGAGACCCCCAGAGACCCCCGAGCAGCAGGATGGGCCAGTGCAACTGCCGCAAGAAGCGCAAGGTCCGCGACCCCCGCAGGGGAGGGGGCGACCCCGGCTCGGAGCCGCCGGGTTTTGGCCACTGGTGGCCACGGGGATTTGGTGCTGCGGAGCCGCTTGAAAGCTCGGGGAAGCAGGACCGACCTTcgggagctgcagcctctccgAGGATGCCCCACGGCACAAAAACTCCTGTTTTCCTCGGCTTTCAAACGGGGCCGTGCCCAGCCCGCAGCGCTCTGCGcctggggaggatttggggcgCCGGGCTGGGGCTCAGGAGGTTTTGGAGGTCAGACTCcgcagggtttggggctgagGCTCAGGAGGTTTTCGGGATGAAGCTCTGGAGATTTTGGGGCTCAGAATCCGGAGATTTTGGGGCTCAGATTCCGCAGGTTTTGGGGCTCAGACTCCGCAGGTTTTGGGGCTCAGGCTCcgcagattttggggctgaagctcTGGAGATTTTGGGGCTCAGACTCCGGAGATTTCGGGTTTCAGACTCCGGAGATTTCTGGCCTCAGACTCCggagattttggggctgaagctcTGGAAGTTCTGGGGCTCAGACTCCGGAGGTTTTGGGGCTCAGACTCCGGAGGTTTTGGGGCTCAGACTCCGGAGATTTCGGGTTTCAGACTCCGGATATTTTGGGGATGAAGCTCCGGAGGTTTTGGGGCTTTTCCCGATGGGCATCACCGGCTGTGGTTTCACGGTTTTGGAGGGGAAACCGCAGATTTGAGTGAATCACCTTAAACGGAGCGGCCAGGAGTGGCCAGGAGTGACCAGGAGTGACCAGGAGTAGCCAGGAGTGACCAGGAGTGACCAGGAGTGACCAGGAGCGGGGGTCGGGCTGCTCTGCgccccccaccccagcccgGTCACTGACTCACGCTGCCATCGCCACCCCAGCGCAGGAGAGGAAGAACCAGTCGGGAGAGCCGGGGGGTGGCGAGTGACGCCGGGGGGTGGCGAGTGACGCCGGGGTGGCTGAGCCCGGCGGGGACAGCGCGTCTGGAAGGGGGTGACAGCTCTGGGGGGGCTGTGACAGCCGGGCGGAGCCGCTGTGGGGCGGGGGGTGCGACAGCTGGATGTGGGGGAGAAACATCTGGATGGGTTTGGATCTGTGTGGGGCGGCCTGGAATCGGCGTGGGgtcacagctggatttggggtcacaGCTGGGTGGGAATGTCACAGCTGGGTGGGAATGTCACAGCTGGGtgggggctcagagctggatttggggtcacaGCTGGGTGGGgtcacagctggatttggggtcacaGCTGGgtggggtcagagctgggtGGGGAATAGTCACAGCTGGACGGGATTGTCACAGCTGGATGGGATTGTCACAGCTGGATGGGATTGTCACAGCTGGATGAGGGGGTGTCACAGCTGGATGGGGAGGGCGCCTCACGTCCTCACAAGACGAGGAGATTTCTCCCGCGGCTGTGCAGGGGTTAAACGCTTGTCCCACGCTCCCGGGGCTTGTCCTGTGTCCACCCGTGGGATGACCCACCCCTCCCAGGACCTGTCACCCCTCTGGGGACCTGTCCCACCCCTCACAGGACCTGTCCCACCCCTTACAGGACCTGTCACCCCTCACAGGACCTGTCCCACCCCTCCATGGCCCTGTCCCACCCCTTACAGGACCTGTCACCCCTCACAGGACCTGTCCCACCTTTCCCAGGACCTGTCCCACCCCTCACAGGACCTGTCCCACCCCTCTGGGGATCTGTCCCACCCTTCCGTGAACCTGTCCCACCTTTCCCAGGACCTGTCACCTCTCTCTCACCCTCTGTCCCACCCCTCTGGGGACCTGTCCCCCCCCTCCCAGGACCTGTCCCACTCCTCCCTGGACCTGTCTCACCTTTCcctggccctgtcccctcctcccaGGACCTGTCACCCCTCTGGGGATCTGTCCCTCCCCTCTAGGAACCTGTCCCCCCTCTGAGGGCCTGTCCCACCCCTCTGGGGACCTGTCCCCCCCTCCCTGGCCCTGTGCCCCCGTTCTCACCCCCCGTCCCCCCAGGACGGCCAGGAGCTGACGGACGTGGAGCGCGCCATCGAGACGGTGATCAGCCAGTTCCACTGCTACGCCGTCAAGGGCCAGAAGGAATTCCTGACCCCCAACGAGAtgcaggagctggtggtgcAGAAACTGCCGCACCTGGGCAAGGTGAGGACAGAGCCCCGCGCAGGGGGGGGGGGATGAAAGGtgagacccccccaaaatctcatCACCACCCCCGATTTTCCCTCCGCAGTGCGTGGGACCGCTGGAGGAGAAGATCGAGTGCATGGGCGACCCGAATGAAGCCAAACTGGAGTTCGGGGAGTACTGGGACATGATGGGGGACGCGGCCAAGGGCTGCCGGAGGAAGTAGAGGGGCTCGGGGGGGACGGGAAGGAGCCCGAGCCTcgggctctgctgctgccgCCATtgccgggggtcccggggggtaAAAAAAGAGAATCCCCCTCCCGGCTGCATCCTCACCCTCCTGGCTTCCCCTTCCCGGCCGGAGCGACCCCTCCCGCCGCAGCTCGGGGGGTTTTCCCCCCTGGAACCCCCAAAACATCACAGACAGAGGGGCTGAGCTCCTTTCCCCAcctcctgaattttttttgggggttttcccCCCTGAAACACCCGGAGCATCACAGCCAGAGGGGCTCGGCTCATTTTCCATCCACctgaattttttggggggttttcccCCCtgatcccccaaaaaatcataACTAGaagagctcagctcctttcctcACCCCCTGAatctttttggggtttttcctcctGGACCCCTTGTCCCCATTACAGCCAGAGGGGCTCGGCTCATTTTCCCACcccctgaatttttttttggggggttttcccCCCTGGAACCCCCCGGAGCATCACAACCAGAGGGGTTCAGCTCCTTCCCCCCACCtctgaattttttggggggttttcttCATCTCTCACCCCAAAAACATCACAGTGAGAGGGGCTCAGCTCTTTTCCCACCCctgaattttttggggtttttttttccatctctcacccccaaaaaatcacagtGAGAAGGGCTCAGctctttccccccacccctaaattttttttggggtttttcctccatctctcaccccaaaaacatcacaaccagaggggctcagctccttcccccacccctaaattttttttggggggtttttccT
This sequence is a window from Oenanthe melanoleuca isolate GR-GAL-2019-014 chromosome 25, OMel1.0, whole genome shotgun sequence. Protein-coding genes within it:
- the S100A14 gene encoding protein S100-A14, with protein sequence MGQCNCRKKRKDGQELTDVERAIETVISQFHCYAVKGQKEFLTPNEMQELVVQKLPHLGKCVGPLEEKIECMGDPNEAKLEFGEYWDMMGDAAKGCRRK